The nucleotide sequence AACCTTAATAATAGTCTCGTTACGGTCAGGGCCAGTAGAGATAATATCTACAGGAACGCCTGTCAGCTCTTCGATGCGCTTGATGTAATTAAGTGCTGCTTGTGGCAGTGCATCAAGAGATTTTGCACCGAATGTGTTTTCAGACCAGCCTGGCATAGTTTCGTAGATTGGCGTTACTTTTTCGAACTCATCAGCCGCCATTGGAGAAACTTCCATTACAGAGCCGTCTTCCATCTTGTAACCAGTACAGATTTTCAGCTCTTCAAGACCGTCAAGTACGTCCAGTTTAGTCAGGCAGAAACCAGACAGAGAGTTAATCTGGATTGCACGACGCATAGCAACAGCATCAAACCAGCCTGTACGGCGCAGACGTCCGGTAGTCGCACCAAACTCGTGGCCAACTTCACCCAGGTGTTTGCCTACAGGGTCTTGCTTGTCCAGACCATCATACAGCTCAGTAGGGAAAGGACCAGAACCAACGCGAGTACAGTAAGCTTTCGCAATACCAAGGATGTAACCGATATGACGTGGACCGAAACCAGAACCTGCAGCAACACCACCAGCGGTTGTGTTTGAAGAGGTTACGTACGGGTATGTACCGTGGTCGATATCCAGCAGAGTACCTTGCGCACCTTCGAACATGATCTTGTCGCCACGCTTACGCGCTGCATCAAGCTCATCAGTTACGTCAATAACCATAGAAGTCAGAAGATCAGCGTAGCCCATAGCCTGCTCAAGAACGTCTTCATAACTTACTGGCTCTGCTTTGTAGAAGTGCTGTAGCTGGAAGTTATGGAAATCCATTACTTCTTTCAGTTTTTCAGCAAATGCTTCTTTATCAAAAAGATCACCAACACGAAGACCGCGACGAGCAACTTTATCTTCGTAAGCAGGACCGATACCACGGCCTGTTGTACCAAGTGCTTTCTTACCACGAGCGGCTTCACGAGCCTGGTCCATTGCAATATGGTACGGAAGAATCAGCGGACATGCCTCAGAAATGAACAGACGTTCACGAACCGGAATTCCACGCTCTTCCAGTGGCTTCATCTCTTTGATTAAAGCATCAGGAGACAAAACAACACCGTTACCGATAATACATTTCACATTATCGCGTAAGATACCTGATGGAATTAAGTGGAGAACGGTTTTTTCACCGTCGATGACTAGAGTATGACCTGCATTATGCCCGCCCTGATAGCGAACAGTGTATTTTGCTTCATCCGTTAAAAGGTCTACGATTTTCCCTTTACCTTCATCACCCCATTGGGTGCCAAGAACGACTACGTTATTTCCCATCTTTCCCAAGTCTGCTTGCTAGTTAAAAATGGATTCTAGCACCGATAAAAAAATCTTGCAGTCATTTTTTGAGCATAAAAATGTCATAATTGCGAAAGCAAATGTAAATTGGAAATCCAGTATCTTGATAAGTATAAATTTTCACATTAGGGGTAACTAAATGGACAGAGCAATTTTTCTGGCACTGGGATTTGTCTTGATAGCAGAAGGAATAGGTCCGCTGATAGCCCCGAATGGCTGGAGAAAAATGGTGGCGCAGCTAAGTGAACAGCCGGACAATCAGCTCAGGCGAGTTGGCGGGTGTCTTGTTGTTGCGGGGGCTGTTATTGCGTTTATGGTTGCCTGACCGAAATATAATGGTCTTGGGTTATGGGGTTATGGGGTTATGGGGTTATGGGAGATTTTCCCTATAGCCTTATAACCTTCAAGGGCAAAGCCCGTCCCATAGCCCAATAAAAAAGGCTCCGCACCGGGAGCCTTTTACGATTTACAAAGAGCAAATTATTTCGACGAAACCGAACCTTTCGCTTCATTCATATACTTAAAGAAGTCACTCTTAGGATCCAGAACCAGGATATCGCTCTTCTCAGCAAATGAACGCTCATAGGCTTGCAGTGAACGTAGGAAGCTGAAGAACTCAGGATCTTTGTTGTATGCATTTGAGTAGATACCCGCAGCTTTTGCGTCTGCTTCACCTCGTGTTACACGAGCTGTTTTATCCGCTTCCGCAAGAACCGTTGCTACTTCAAGCTCAGCCTGTGCACGGATAACTTCAGCTTTTTCACGGCCCTGAGAGCGGTGTTTACGAGCAACCGTTTCACGCTCTGCGCGCATACGCTTGTAGATAGAGTCACTGATTTCATCCGGCAGGTTGATTTTCTTCATACGGAAGTCAACCACTCGTACCCCAAGGTCACTCATTGCACTTACCTGAGTGTCCTTAAGTACGTTTGCCATGATGACATCACGCTGACCGTCAATCTCAAGAGCCTGAAGGCTAGCTTCAGTCAAACCTTCGCTACTAGGGACAGGAACAGCGTCCTGGTTAGAACGAGGACCAGAAACGATCTGCTTGATTTCACGGGAACCGATCTCAGAACGCAGTACGTCTGTTACTTTACGTTCCAGAAGCGCCTGTGCCGTCAGCGTATCACCGCCACCAGTTGCCAGGTAGTACTGACCGAAGTCTTCAATACGCCATTTTACGTAGGAATCGATGATTACGTCTTTTTTCTCAGAGGTAACGAAACGGTCAGCACGACCATCCATTGTCTGAATAAGCGCATTCAGCGTCTTCACGCGATCAAACAGAGGCATCTTGACATGCAGACCCGGCTCGTAAATACGAGACACTTCATTGTTGTCTTTCAGTACCCGGCCAAAGCGGATCACGATACCGCGCTCGCCTTCAGGGATAACAAACAATGACATCAGGGTTAAAGCTATTGCCACAACCAATACAGGGATCATTAACTTACGCATTATTAGTATCTCCCCTGACGCGTTGTAGTTGAACGGGATGTGGAGTTAGTCTGCGTATCAGTACGCTGAGACTCCAGCTCAATTTCATCATAGGCTGATGTTGTCTTAGCTTTACGTCTTGTTGCCGTTTCGCCACTGGACTGTCCCAGTTTATCAACCGGAAGATATAGCAGGTTACCGCTTGATTCTGAATCAATCAGAACCTTAGAGGTCGCTGTATAAACTTCTTCCATAGTATCCAGGTACAGACGATCACGGGTAACTTCAGGTGCAGCCTGGTATTCCGGAAGCAGTTTTTCAAACTGAGCAACCTGACCAAGTGCTTCGTTAATTGTACGCTCTGAGTAACCCTGTGCTTCTTTCTTCAGACGTTCTGCACGACCTGTTGCTTTAGGCAGGATTTCGTTTTCGTAAGCTTCCGCTTCACGAATGTAACGCTCCTCATCCTCTCGCGCCGCGATAGCGTCATCGAATGCGTCTTTAACCTGCTCCGGCGGACGGGCATCCTGGAAAGTCACATCAACAACAAGCAGACCCATATCGTAATTATCGATAATACGATTCAGCTCTTCTTGTGTGCTTTGACGGATCTGCTGACGACCACTGGTCAGGATAGAGTCCATCAAAGAGTCACCGATTACCGCACGCAGCGCTGAGTCAGTTGCCTGACGCAAGCTGTCATCTGCGTTAGTTACACGGAACAGATACTTGTACGGGTCAGAAACACGGTACTGAACACCCATCTCTACGGTAACCACGTTCTCATCTTTAGTCAGCATGGTACCCGATGCGCGCAGTGCACGAATTGCCTGAACGTTTACAGGAGTAACTTCATCGATAAAGCGAGGACGCCAGTTCAGA is from Vibrio sp. JC009 and encodes:
- a CDS encoding adenylosuccinate synthase is translated as MGNNVVVLGTQWGDEGKGKIVDLLTDEAKYTVRYQGGHNAGHTLVIDGEKTVLHLIPSGILRDNVKCIIGNGVVLSPDALIKEMKPLEERGIPVRERLFISEACPLILPYHIAMDQAREAARGKKALGTTGRGIGPAYEDKVARRGLRVGDLFDKEAFAEKLKEVMDFHNFQLQHFYKAEPVSYEDVLEQAMGYADLLTSMVIDVTDELDAARKRGDKIMFEGAQGTLLDIDHGTYPYVTSSNTTAGGVAAGSGFGPRHIGYILGIAKAYCTRVGSGPFPTELYDGLDKQDPVGKHLGEVGHEFGATTGRLRRTGWFDAVAMRRAIQINSLSGFCLTKLDVLDGLEELKICTGYKMEDGSVMEVSPMAADEFEKVTPIYETMPGWSENTFGAKSLDALPQAALNYIKRIEELTGVPVDIISTGPDRNETIIKVHPFNS
- a CDS encoding DUF2065 domain-containing protein, with protein sequence MDRAIFLALGFVLIAEGIGPLIAPNGWRKMVAQLSEQPDNQLRRVGGCLVVAGAVIAFMVA
- the hflC gene encoding protease modulator HflC, whose amino-acid sequence is MRKLMIPVLVVAIALTLMSLFVIPEGERGIVIRFGRVLKDNNEVSRIYEPGLHVKMPLFDRVKTLNALIQTMDGRADRFVTSEKKDVIIDSYVKWRIEDFGQYYLATGGGDTLTAQALLERKVTDVLRSEIGSREIKQIVSGPRSNQDAVPVPSSEGLTEASLQALEIDGQRDVIMANVLKDTQVSAMSDLGVRVVDFRMKKINLPDEISDSIYKRMRAERETVARKHRSQGREKAEVIRAQAELEVATVLAEADKTARVTRGEADAKAAGIYSNAYNKDPEFFSFLRSLQAYERSFAEKSDILVLDPKSDFFKYMNEAKGSVSSK
- the hflK gene encoding FtsH protease activity modulator HflK is translated as MAWNEPGNNNGNNNGRDNDPWGNNDRGGKGGRDQGPPDLDEVFNKLSQKLGGKFGKKGGMPSVGGSGGAIGFGLIAVVAIAIWVFAGFYTIGEAERGVVLRLGKYDRIEDPGLNWRPRFIDEVTPVNVQAIRALRASGTMLTKDENVVTVEMGVQYRVSDPYKYLFRVTNADDSLRQATDSALRAVIGDSLMDSILTSGRQQIRQSTQEELNRIIDNYDMGLLVVDVTFQDARPPEQVKDAFDDAIAAREDEERYIREAEAYENEILPKATGRAERLKKEAQGYSERTINEALGQVAQFEKLLPEYQAAPEVTRDRLYLDTMEEVYTATSKVLIDSESSGNLLYLPVDKLGQSSGETATRRKAKTTSAYDEIELESQRTDTQTNSTSRSTTTRQGRY